Genomic window (Oryza sativa Japonica Group chromosome 3, ASM3414082v1):
TATAGGCCTCTACAGCTAAGCTACCTcgtcaattaattaattgttttatCGTGGAAGATGGGCTCACGTTTCAGCTCTATAAATACAACTCTTCAGATCAGAGCTAGGCACACCACTTCACTTGTGTAGCTGTGTTCTCTCTCCATAACTTCACTTCACGTACTTCAACTCAAACACAGTAGAGTTCGTCGCCTCCTTGTCATCACTGAACACACACACGCTGCTGACATGGCCGCGAGCAAGGCTGCAGCAGCGAACCAGCCGCTGGAGATGGACGCTGTCGTCAATGGCGGCGCCGGCTTTGACCTTAGTAGCGATTCATACAAGTTAAATCTTCTAATCAATGGTGGGCCAATAAtgaattttttttgcatatgTATTAAGACGCTTGGCCTGATTTCGAAATTGTCCAGAGTTTTTTATGTAGTTTTCATTGCAAAATGATGGATCTCCTTCCGTAACTTTCCAATTACGAGTACGAGAATTGAAAGACATGAAAATTCTCAATTCTCTACGGCGTCTAGGAGATAGATAGAATATTTTCAGGAACAAGAAAACCAGAAGAATCTTTCTCTCTATTCACTACCATTTCGCGTCTTCGACTTCTAttagtttcttttcttctttaatGCAATAGCTATAGTTTGATATAGAATCCATTTCTCAAAGTAATGGAAACCTTTCTCTTATAGGAAATGGTTCGAAAATCGCTATTCCACCTTTTAGGTATCGTGAAAAGTGATACCTGTGAAGATCGTGCATTTCAGTCACATTCAGATCCGTTTTTTGAGTCCATGATATAACCAAATTGGATGGATCTTCCACCCGTTTAGCTAAGAAAGAATAGATGCAGAGGTGGATAATAGATCGATATAAAGATCATGAGCTGCCCCATAATGAAACCACCAGGAGTCGCGAATATCTCCTTCTTCCCTAATCCAAGATTGGAGAAAGAAGATCCAAGAGGGACCCATGGAGAATGTGGTCAGAAACCTATAATAGAGTCCGACCGCAACGACCTCATCGAGAAACTTAGACTACTAAGTAGAAAAGATTTGAAAATCATGGCATGggtctcctttttttctttctttagagTTTTCTATATGCACAATTTCTCGATGTTTCGATGAGAATTTCTTGACTTTCCATATATAGAAAGAGATAGACTATAAATGACATCTCTTATGTCAATAAGACCAAAGGGATGGATATTAAATGATAGGAAGTGCTAGAAAGTGAAATAGAATGAAATAGAGCCACTCTGGGCTTACCTATGAAATGAGGCATGGAACGGAGCCACTACGAAGAAATTCCGGGAGTTACGAAAGAAGCTTCGGACTCATATTGTTCATGGGTTGAGAGCGGGAGTTGAACTCTAGGAGGTCGAATCCCCCTTGTTCCTCAGTAGCTCAGTGGTAGAGCGGTCGGCTGTTAACTGACTGGTCGTAGGTTCGAATCCTACTTGGGGAGATTTGATTCATTCTTTAATGTAAGAATAAAGAATTGAATTAAAGGGCTTTCTTTGACCCTTAGGAGTAGGTAACCCGTTCGCTATCCTTGTTTCTATTGCATTTTATCTCATCGTATCACATTCTGTTCTACGATTCCACTTCGACAAAAGGAAAGAGCATACCCAAGTTCAATAGCTTTACGTCCGCTATCCCGATCATGGTTTTCCTACCCTCAGGGGGAAAGTAAAGGCCCTTCCCCTTTGGAAGGCTGTGGGCGAGGAGGGATTCGAACCCCCGACACCGTGGTTCGTAGCCACGTGCTCTAATCCTCTGAGCTACAGGCCCACCCCGTCTCCACTGGATCTCTTCCCGGGGTACCCTCAAAAGGAACCTCCCTCTCCTCAGCCATTTCATTTCGGGTTAAGAAGATGGGAAAACCCCTTTCTCTCTATAAGAATAGTGCGTTCCGAGGTGTGAAGTGGGAGAGAGGGGATGTGATGATTGAGGTTTTGAATAAGAAGACCTTTGCATTTTGGATTTGGATCTTTTTCGTATTTCAAAATAGTGAAAAAGTCAAATAAGAGGTGTTAAGCTTTTTATCATTCTGGCATCGAGCTATTTTGCCGCAGGACCTCCCCTACAGTATCGTCACCGCAGTAGAGTTTAACCACCAAATTCGGGATGGATTGGTGTGGTTCCTCTACGCCTAGGACACCAGAATATCGAACCATGAACGAGGAAAGGCATGAGAGAAATATTGGCTAGTAATTGTGAAGCCCCAATTCTTGACTGGAAGGGACACCAAAGGCCTCTGCCCTCCCTCTCTATCTATCCAAGAGATGGAAGGGCAGagcttttttttggttttttcatcTTTTCATCAAAGAGTTGAACAATGAAGATAAATGGCAAGTGCCTGATCGATTTGATCAGGTCGTGTAGGAACAAGGTTCAAATCGTTCGTTCGTTAGGATGCCTCAGCTGCATACATCACTGCACTTCCACTTGACACCTATTTAAACGGCTCGTCTCGCCGCTACCTTATCCTATTTCCATGCTTCTGTCGCTCCATCCCCGTATGGGTGGAGAACCCGTCACCTACGCCCCTCCCCTCTCGCAGGCACGGGCGTGATATCGATCCAGTGGCTCACATGATTTCTGTCAAATTTCAGACAAAATTTGATCAATTTTCGCCTGTTTTAAacgatcatatatatattaattgatGCAGGTTGTGAGGAGCGGATgagggcgcgggcggagcggctcGCCGGGGAGGTGCGCCGCAGGatgttcgccgccggcggcggcaacggcgacggcgagggcggagTTACGATGAGCGTGGCCGAAGCGGCGACGCTGGTGGACACGCTCGAACGCCTCGGACTAGATGGGCACTTCCGGCACGAGATTGGTGTGCTGCTGGGGCGTCTCCGCCGCGAGGAGGCGGATTTTGcaggcagcgacgacgacctGTATACTGTTGCCCTTCGGTTTCGTCTGCTTAGGCAGCATGGGGTCTGGGTATCTGCAGGTACGTAACTGTTAGTCTTGGATTAATTAATACTATGATGATTCATAGAGgaaaatacaagaaaattggtttTGCATAAACGATTTAAGAACGAATGGCAATACATATAGTTAACGGATTTGCTAGAAAACTTCTATAAGTTTTTTGTTCCCAAAACTTTTAGGATTGTAACCATCGGATCGCCTTGAGATTTgtgcatgaagaaaaaaattgctaAAAGAATGTTTCACACGTGTCACGCGTAAGATTTCAGTACTAACTAACCAAACCATAGTTGAATGCAAgttttatataagttatatcgtagttacaatatagtacaatataattacacttcaattatattatagttacatcTGAAAGTTTTATACTCAAAAAACTTGTGACAATTTTTAGATATAGATACTACctatagttaattaattaatttggcaTTATGTTGTGTTTGCGTACGTATGCAGATGTGTTCGCGACAAGTTCAGAGATGGTACATGTAGTTTCAGCTCAAGCCTACGTGATGACCCGAGGGGCTTGCTGAGCCTGTACAACGCAGCTCACATGGCAGCACCTGTAGAGATCGCCCTAGACGACATCATCGCCTTCGCGAGGTGCCACCTCGAGGCCCTGTCCATGGAAGGCGAGCTCAAATCGCCATTGGCTGAGCAGGTCTCCCGCGCCCCGGACATCCCACTCCCACGGTTCCCAAGGCGGCTCGAGACCATGAGCTACCTCGTCGAGTATGAGCAAGAGGACGAACACGACGACATGCTGCTGGAGCTCGCGAGGCTAGAATTCGAGCTCACGAGGTGTCTTCACCTTGAGGAGCTCAAGGCTCTCTCCTTGTGAGTGATCGTTTCTTATCGTCTCATTGCTGCTGCCACTGtcttcttcgtcttcgctaTAAGTGTAAGAGGTTGATGATCTTGCAGGTGGTGGAGAGAGCTTTACGAGAGCGTGAAGCTGAGCTATGCTCGAGATCGCCTAGTGGAGTCCTACTTCTGGACATGCGGCGTGTTCCATGAGGAGGAATACTCTCGTGCCCGGATCATGTTTGCCAAGGTATTTGGATTGCTGTCCCTGATGGATGATACCTATGACGTCCATGCTACCTTGGAGGAGTGCTATAAGCTCAATGAAGCTATACAGAGGTCTGAATTAATTAATCTCTCATGATGTTGCATTGTTGATTGATCCTTATGCTGGTGATTCAGCTCACATGTATACATGTCGATGTGCAGATGGGACGAGGGCGCGATTTCTATTCTGCCAGAATATTTGCGCATGTTTTACATCAAGCTGCTGAGCAACTTTGACGAGTTGGAGGCTAGCTTAGAACCACACGAGAAGTTCCGCGTGTCCTACGCCAAAAATGCGGTAAATATTCATAGTAAAAATCACATTTCAGTCTATGAAACATGCTAATATGTAGAGTAAAATCAGTAGAATCTCACGTGAAATTCTCCCTTTCCTGTCCATGTACAGTTTAAGCTGTCGTCTGAATACTACCTCCGTGAGGCCAAATGGTCGAACACCAAGTACACGCCGAGCTTCGCCGAGCACCTGGAGGTGTCCGTCATGTCGTCGGGCTTCCCGATGCTGGCGCCGGTGGTGCTGATGGGCGtgcacgacgacgccgccgtggcgaccgcggcggcgttcgagtgggccaccgccgccggcgtccccgACGTGGTCATCGCCGCcagcggcgaggtggcgcgCTTCCTCAACGACATCGCGTCCCACCGCGTGGGGAAGAACGAGAAGGACGTGCCGAGCTCGGTGGAGAGCTACATGGCGGAgcacggcgtcggcgaggaggccgccctcgcggcggtggcggcgatggcggagcaCGGGTGGAGGACGATCAACCGGGCGTTGATGGAGATGGACCCCGggctgctgccggcggcgcggctcatCGTGAACCTGACGAGGACGCTGGAGGTGATCTACCTTGGTGGCAGGGACGGTTACACCTTCGGCGGCGACATCAAGGGCCTCGTCGTCAGCCTCTTCCTTGATCCGGTCGCCGTTATACGTATTTGAGCTGAATTTGAATGTTCTCGATCGATCCTGTATAAGTTGTGTACCCGTGTATTCCAGGCTTCTAGCTAGGTGTGTGAAAGCTAGGCCAGTAAGGTATAGTACCGTTGGAAAAATATGGGTGATTTATAGTAGTAGTTGTTTCTAAGAGATAAATTACACAAACTATTGAtgcaaaataaattttgagACAGAACTCGAAAATATATCCAAAATTTTGAAGAATAAAAAGTTCTATTAAAATTGGTTCTAATGCTGTTGAAAAGAAGGTGTCAcatttaggggtgaaaacgaaTCAAATATGGTCGGAAACTAGCTCTACCATATCCGTTTTCATATTTCTTTTCACGGAATTGGAATCAGAAACCCGGATACGAAAacagaatcgaatattatcgaatataGATACGGAGTGAATACGAATCGAAACGAATAAGGTAACGAATAATTATCGAAATATCAAGACCCCTCAAAGTAAGCTTCTTAAATCGAGGAAGAGGTGTAGCCATtagttttcaaaaacaaaacatcaaCATGTTCAAATTTTATCTCTATTTGTAAGTGCAAGGGGGAGATAGAAAATGTTGTGTTTACTTTCATACAAATTTATGttatcatgaaacaaataaattaatgtgTATCACTTAAATTTTCACAGGCACATTAAAAGTTTTGAAAATTGGTTgagtattttaaattttgggttGAACATTTCAATTGGAGTTGAGAGTTTCGAAATTGAATTAAACGTTCTAGAATTTaagttgaattttttaaatctgagttgagaGTTTTGAATTCGAACTGAATATGTGgagaaaggaggaggaagaataAGATggctgagaatgacatgtggggcccacgtggaccccaccatttttaattaattcttttaGTGTAACTGACAATGGGGTCATTGTTTTTATTAATTCTCACATCAAATTgctacgtcaatgccacgtcagaagAAGAACGGGTCAATTTAGCTATGTAGGCGCCACGTAAGCTAAAACCACCATCTAAATCACCATGGGATCTATATTGCACCGGTTGTAATAGTTAAGAGACCCGTTATATCTGGTTTTCTagttgaaggatgaaaatcggattcgttgacaaatAAGGGACCGcatatgaacttattcctttactATTTGACAATTTTCATATTGCATGGGCTACACACATGAAATTTTATGGATTTGGCCCGTTATTGAATTTGATATGTTTTCATGTGTTTGTAGCACTGGGCACATGGGCCCAATATATAGCCCACATGTAggctaattattattttttaatttgtttcaaaTTTATATGTACGAAAGTTATACGTACAATGTTTATATGCATATGCGGAGAAAGTAGGGCCAGGGCTTCCTAATGCACGCGCTGCTCTGTGGGGGCAAGTCGTGCACCCCCAACAAGCGACCCCTATATTACTTAGCGCACCCCCGACCCGCTTAGTGTTAATCTGGTTCAATAACATTTTGTAATATAAATTAACGAAAAAGtgttaagttgaaagtttctaTCAGTGTTATGGATAATGCATACTCAATAGTTTTGAGTTAAActcggtggggcccaccatataTTAAGTCCTACACAGAATCTTGCCTCGTATGCGGAAGGTGGTTCAAGTTGAAGTTTAAAATTCGAGCTGAAAGTATCGAATTCCAAGTCAAAAGTAAATTTGATATGAAAGTTTTGAAACTTGAGTTGAAAGTTCCAAAagttgaattgaaagttttagaATTTAAGTTGATTGCTTCAATTTGagttaaagttttaaatttcagttggaagtttttgaaatttgagaTGAATGGTTTGAaaattgagttgaaagtttcggAATTTAAGTAGAGTTTCAAATTTGATtcaaaagtttcaaattttaaatatagTTTTCAGATTTTAGAAAAAGAACAATAAACACTagtttgaggaaaaaaaaccgCATAGAGGGTTACCAAATTTACGTTTAATCAGATTGTACAAAATGACTAATTAGCGCATGTGAAGAACCCTTGCGCCGCGAGCCTCATGAGTTAAACAAGTTGTGCATATGCACGGAATAGATTTTTCACACAAAGTATCAATGTATTTGGTTTTTATgcttatttattttgaaaaaaaaatctgaattacCCCTTGAACTATTGAGGTAGTACAATTTACCTCTAAACTAGTTGTTTTGCACCCCTTACTCTTTAAGCGCCGCCGCTCACCGACCTTGGGTTCTTGGCCTTTtcccgagagagggagaggggtgagAGATGTCATGTGAGCCCACTTGGATATTTATTTTGACGTTTTGTTGCTGATTGGAGTGTCAGGTTCGTGCCACGTGTGCAATCCTATGCCAAAACCACTTCAAACCATGCTCACGGGTAATCCATCAGGTTTAAAGAGTTAGGGGGTGCTAAATGTCTGGCTTTGTGATTTAAGAGATTAAATCATATTACCTCAATAGTTCAGGGGttaattttgacttttttcttttctttttctatgagTAAACTTTCTTTCTGGGCTAGGGTTAACACGAAGAATTCATTTCCAAATTCATACGCATGAATTTTATATATACAAAATTTCTACGCAAAGTATCTATGTATAAAGTTTTAcgtataattttttaatttatgaAGTGTATGTGTATAACTTTTTTTACTGGACAGCATACTGTTTGTTGGC
Coding sequences:
- the LOC4332889 gene encoding eudesmanediol synthase — protein: TIIYILIDAGCEERMRARAERLAGEVRRRMFAAGGGNGDGEGGVTMSVAEAATLVDTLERLGLDGHFRHEIGVLLGRLRREEADFAGSDDDLYTVALRFRLLRQHGVWVSAGTCVRDKFRDGTCSFSSSLRDDPRGLLSLYNAAHMAAPVEIALDDIIAFARCHLEALSMEGELKSPLAEQVSRAPDIPLPRFPRRLETMSYLVEYEQEDEHDDMLLELARLEFELTRCLHLEELKALSLWWRELYESVKLSYARDRLVESYFWTCGVFHEEEYSRARIMFAKVFGLLSLMDDTYDVHATLEECYKLNEAIQRWDEGAISILPEYLRMFYIKLLSNFDELEASLEPHEKFRVSYAKNAFKLSSEYYLREAKWSNTKYTPSFAEHLEVSVMSSGFPMLAPVVLMGVHDDAAVATAAAFEWATAAGVPDVVIAASGEVARFLNDIASHRVGKNEKDVPSSVESYMAEHGVGEEAALAAVAAMAEHGWRTINRALMEMDPGLLPAARLIVNLTRTLEVIYLGGRDGYTFGGDIKGLVVSLFLDPVAVIRI